One Spea bombifrons isolate aSpeBom1 chromosome 1, aSpeBom1.2.pri, whole genome shotgun sequence DNA window includes the following coding sequences:
- the IDUA gene encoding alpha-L-iduronidase — protein MKTNECIITSMETLSLVLVLGLLQGVICKNYVVKVDPTKDRKQMKHFWKSTGFCPPLPHDKSEMYFLGKDQKLNLAYISSVPYNGIVQVRIHWLLDLVTVLVSNGKLQYDFNKLDSFVDLLMMNGLAPGFELMGSPSGYFTDFEDKRQVIEWRNFVFLTATRYIEKYGLQNISKWNFETWNEPDNHDFDNVSMSVKGFQNYYDACSEGLKQASTLLKFGGPGDSCRSPPKSPISWGLLAHCFNGTNFFTGETGVRLDYIALHKKGGGSSLHILEQEIDTVREIHERFPQFKSVPIYNDEADPLVGWSTPQPWRGDVTYAAMITKVIDQHRDYLLSNKSGGFKYHLLSNDNAFMNYYPHYFTQRTLTARFQMNNTKPPHVQMVRKPVLTVMGLLALLGEESVYTDILTEGVETNDSSIVGIMAGSHEPEKGELSDSWETTALLYASNDNRTSSDIQFVTVNFTNFPKLKDLVYVTYYLDNVLTNPYLVWQKTGSPDYPTMKQFELIRDAEDPVIRGPTPFPKDGTLILKLALPVPSVFLIHVCERPKAPPKMVTGLHLISLTKGQVAVVWKDENVKSRCLKTYEVEFSQDGSIFKKINAKDTIFTLFIYSPESATVSGLYRVRAINYWGIPGPYCHPEQFTESF, from the exons ATGAAAACAAATGAATGCATTATCACAAGTATGGAAACACTGAGTCTTGTATTAGTCTTGGGACTATTGCAAGGGGTGATATGTAAAAACTATGTCGTCAAAGTAGATCCAACAAAAGATAGAAagcaaatgaaacatttttggaaaaGCACTGGATTTTG CCCCCCTTTGCCCCATGACAAATCAGAGATGTACTTTCTTGGCAAGGATCAGAAGTTGAACCTGGCGTATATTTCCTCTGTACCCTACAACGGTATTGTACAAGTTAGAATCCATTGGTTGCTGGACCTTGTCACGGTTTT AGTTTCAAATGGAAAACTTCAGTATGACTTCAATAAACTGGATTCATTTGTTGATCTTCTAATGATGAATGGATTGGCGCCAG GTTTCGAACTGATGGGAAGTCCATCTGGATATTTTACTGATTTTGAAGATAAAAGACAAGTCATAGAATGGAGAAATTTTGTCTTCTTGACAGCAACAAGGTACATAG aaaaatatgggttacaaaatatttccaagTGGAATTTTGAGACATGGAATGAACCAGATAATCATGATTTCGATAATGTGTCCATGAGTGTCAAAG GCTTCCAGAACTACTATGATGCCTGCTCTGAGGGCCTAAAACAGGCAAGCACATTGTTAAAATTTGGTGGCCCCGGTGACTCATGCAGGTCACCACCAAAGTCACCCATCTCTTGGGGTCTTCTGGCCCACTGCTTTAATGGGACTAATTTTTTTACTGGGGAGACTGGTGTGAGATTGGACTACATTGCTTTGCATAAAAAG GGGGGAGGTAGTTCTTTACACATATTAGAGCAAGAAATTGACACTGTTCGTGAAATTCATGAGCGCTTCCCACAGTTCAAGTCTGTTCCAATATACAATGATGAGGCAGACCCACTGGTAGGTTGGTCGACTCCACAGCCATGGAGAGGTGATGTCACTTATGCAGCCATGATAACAAag GTAATAGATCAACACAGAGATTACCtgctttcaaataaaagtggcGGCTTCAAGTACCATTTGCTAAGTAATGATAATGCCTTCATGAACTATTACCCTcattactttactcagaggACGCTAACAGCAAGGTTCCAGATGAACAATACTAAGCCACCTCATGTCCAGATGGTTAGAAAACCAGTGTTAACTGTAATGGGCTTGCTGGCACTATTAG GTGAAGAATCAGTTTACACAGATATACTAACGGAGGGTGTTGAAACCAATGACAGTAGCATTGTTGGAATAATGGCAGGTTCCCATGAGCCAGAGAAAGGAGAATTGTCTGACAGCTGGGAAACAACAGCTCTCTTATATGCCTCAAATGATAACAGAACCTCGTCCGACATACAGTTTGTAACTGTAAATTTCACCAATTTTCCAAAGTTAAAAG ATCTTGTGTATGTGACGTATTACTTAGACAATGTTTTGACAAATCCATATCTAGTATGGCAGAAGACTGGAAGTCCAGACTATCCTACGATGAAACAGTTTGAGCTAATACGGGATGCAGAG GATCCAGTTATAAGAGGGCCTACTCCATTTCCTAAAGATGGAACCCTGATTTTAAAATTGGCACTTCCTGTTCCCTCTGTGTTTCTTATTCACGTCTGTGAAAGACCTAAAGCACCTCCTAAAATG gTAACTGGACTTCACCTTATTTCCCTTACCAAGGGGCAGGTTGCGGTAGTTTGGaaagatgaaaatgtaaagtCCAG GTGTCTGAAGACATACGAAGTTGAATTCTCACAGGATGGTtctattttcaaaaaaataaatgcaaaagacACAATCTTtaccttatttatatatagtccag
- the SLC26A1 gene encoding sulfate anion transporter 1 has translation MKNESEENHMDEHGSYNQIQLQRRTNNTVNVWKSLKSKVKKKCTCTSKSAKKTFIDFFPVIRWLPKYDFKENTWGDIMSGLIIGIILVPQAIAYSLLAGLKPIYSLYTSFFANLIYFIMGTSRHVSVGIFSLLSLMVGQVVDREVLLAGFDLDDEDSHKFNSLNASDVMDVSSVNISLGLVDIECGKECYAISIAAALTFIAGVYQVLMGIFRLGFLSVYLSEPMLDGFATGASLTILTAQVKYLLGIKIPRSPGVGMLVTTWINIFTNIHHANICDVVTSAICISVLVAAKELGDRYKDKIKIPLPTELIVIVVATLVSHYCNLNEVYGSSVSGEIPTGFIPPKVPNFGLIGKIAVDAIPLAVVSFAFTISLSEMFAKKYAYTVKANQEMFAIGFCNIIPSFFHCFATSAALAKTLVKTSTGCKTQVSSVVSAIVVLLVLLFFAPLFYSLQKCVLACIIIVSLRGALRKFKDLPAQWRLNKIDAVIWSVTVASSALVSTEIGLMVGVVFSMVCVVARTQLPRVSMLSHIQNTSFYEEGDKYENLCPIPKIKIFRFESPLYYANKGYFLQSVYKMAGMDPALEIIRRKKMEKKGKKQLKRKQVDTTKEMDQGETSIQLVHKQDNIQTIILDCSSIAFLDTSGISAMKGLLKDYQEVQVSVLLACCNTSVIDSLSRGGYFGKENKDMHKLVFHTVHDAVQFARQKECSMTDSTV, from the exons atgaaaaatgaaagtgAAGAAAACCACATGGATGAGCATGGGTCCTATAACCAAATTCAACTACAAAGAAGAACCAACAACACAGTAAATGTATGGAAGTCTCTGAAATCAAAGGTGAAAAAGAAATGCACGTGCACTAGTAAAAGTGCAAAGAAGACATTCATAGACTTTTTCCCTGTGATACGGTGGCTTcctaaatatgatttcaaagaAAATACATGGGGTGACATCATGTCTGGTCTAATTATTGGTATCATACTAGTGCCTCAAGCCATAGCCTATTCACTCCTAGCAGGCCTAAAACCAATTTACAGTTTATACACCTCGTTCTTtgcaaatttaatttattttataatggggACATCTCGACATGTGTCAGTAGGCATTTTTAGTTTGCTAAGTCTAATGGTTGGTCAGGTCGTAGACCGAGAAGTGTTGCTGGCAGGTTTTGACCTGGATGATGAAGATTCCCACAAGTTTAACAGCCTAAATGCAAGTGATGTGATGGATGTCTCAAGTGTTAACATTAGTCTGGGCCTAGTGGACATCGAATGTGGAAAAGAATGCTATGCGATCAGTATTGCAGCCGCACTGACATTTATTGCTGGTGTTTACCAG GTTTTGATGGGCATTTTTCGCTTgggttttctgtctgtatacCTGTCAGAACCCATGCTAGATGGATTTGCCACTGGGGCGTCATTGACAATATTAACAGCTCAAGTGAAGTATCTTCTTGGAATAAAAATCCCACGTAGTCCTGGTGTAGGAATGCTCGTAACCACATGGattaacatatttacaaacatcCATCATGCCAACATATGTGATGTAGTTACCAGCGCCATTTGCATCTCTGTGCTCGTTGCTGCTAAGGAATTAGGAGATCGATATAAAGACAAAATTAAGATTCCTCTTCCGACAGAGTTAATAGTAATCGTAGTAGCAACCTTGGTATCGCATTACTGTAACCTGAACGAAGTCTATGGTTCCAGTGTATCTGGTGAAATTCCAACCGGATTTATACCACCCAAAGTCCCTAATTTTGGGTTAATAGGCAAAATCGCAGTGGACGCTATCCCTCTAGCTGTTGTAAGTTTTGCATTCACAATCTCCTTATCCGAAATGTTTGCCAAGAAATATGCATATACAGTGAAAGCCAACCAGGAGATGTTTGCCATTGGATTCTGCAATATAATCCCATCATTTTTCCACTGTTTTGCCACAAGCGCAGCTCTTGCAAAAACTCTAGTGAAAACATCCACGGGTTGTAAAACACAAGTATCGAGTGTTGTAAGCGCCATAGTAGTATTGCTGGTCCTTCTTTTCTTTGCACCACTTTTCTACTCACTACAGAAATGTGTCTTGGCCTGCATAATAATTGTCAGCTTACGTGGTGCTTTGAGGAAATTTAAGGATCTTCCAGCTCAATGGCGCCTAAACAAAATAGATGCAGTCATTTGGAGCGTCACTGTCGCCTCATCTGCCCTGGTCAGTACAGAAATAGGCCTCATGGTAGGAGTGGTCTTTTCAATGGTATGTGTTGTTGCACGTACTCAGTTACCTCGAGTAAGCATGCTTAGCCACATTCAAAACACCTCCTTTTATGAAGAAGGAGACAAATATGAAAACCTTTGTCCCATTCCCAAGATTAAAATCTTCCGCTTTGAATCGCCCCTGTACTATGCAAACAAGGGGTATTTCTTACAATCTGTGTACAAAATGGCTGGGATGGATCCAGCCTTAGAAATAATTCGGCggaaaaaaatggagaaaaaggggaaaaaacagctgaaaagaaaacaagtagATACCACAAAAGAGATGGATCAAGGTGAGACTTCCATACAGCTCGTACACAAGCAGGATAACATCCAAACCATTATTCTTGATTGCTCGTCCATAGCGTTCTTAGACACATCTGGCATTAGTGCAATGAAGGGGTTATTAAAAGATTATCAGGAAGTCCAGGTCAGTGTTCTTCTGGCCTGCTGCAATACATCTGTAATTGATTCCCTAAGCAGAGGTGGGTATTTCGGGAAGGAAAACAAGGATATGCACAAGTTGGTCTTTCATACAGTACACGATGCTGTTCAATTTGCTAGACAGAAAGAATGTTCTATGACGGACTCAACTGTTTAG